From one Lotus japonicus ecotype B-129 chromosome 3, LjGifu_v1.2 genomic stretch:
- the LOC130745486 gene encoding probable transcription factor PosF21, whose amino-acid sequence MDKDKSVGHGGGLPPPPGRYSGYSPPGTAFNVKSEPPAGTSSYPQLVPGTSSDVNTHFGHGMSTGAADSSGFSHDISRMPDNPPRNRGHRRAHSEILTLPDDISFDSDLGVVGGADGPSFSDDTEEDLLSMYLDMDKFNSSSATSSFQMGEPSNAGGPSGSMPGQGFSAQNIAVGGSERRVRHQHSQSMDGSTSIKPEMLVSGSDEMSGVDSKKAMSAAKLAELALIDPKRAKRIWANRQSAARSKERKMRYIAELERKVQTLQTEATSLSAQLTLLQRDTTGLNSENSELKLRLQTMEQQVHLQDALNDALKEEIQHLKILTGQAMPPNGGGPMMNYASFGGGQQFYPNNHSMHTLLAAQQFQQLQIHPQKHQQHQHQFQQQIQQQQQQQQQQIQQQQQQMQQQQQEQHQQSGDLKMRSATSSPSPKDNDSPDLNPSTAKDC is encoded by the exons ATGGATAAGGACAAATCTGTGGGTCATGGCGGTGGTTTGCCACCTCCGCCAGGTCGTTATTCCGGTTACTCACCCCCCGGAACCGCCTTCAATGTGAAATCTGAACCACCGGCGGGAACGTCGTCGTATCCGCAACTGGTTCCGGGTACCAGCTCAGACGTGAATACTCATTTTGGACATGGAATGTCCACCGGTGCGGCGGATTCGAGTGGATTTAGCCATGATATTAGCAGAATGCCGGATAATCCTCCGAGGAATCGAGGTCACAGGCGTGCTCATTCGGAGATTCTCACTCTGCCTGATGATATTAGCTTTGACAGTGACCTTGGTGTGGTTGGTGGTGCTGATGGGCCCTCTTTCTCGGATGACACTGAGGAGGACTTGCTATCCATGTACCTTGATATGGATAAATTCAACTCGTCGTCCGCTACATCGTCGTTTCAAATGGGTGAGCCGTCTAATGCGGGAGGGCCGTCAGGTTCGATGCCAGGGCAAGGCTTTTCTGCACAGAACATTGCTGTTGGTGGTAGTGAAAGGAGAGTTAGGCACCAGCATAGCCAGTCCATGGATGGGTCAACTTCCATTAAACCTGAGATGCTAGTGTCGGGTTCGGATGAGATGTCTGGAGTTGACTCCAAGAAAGCTATGTCGGCTGCCAAGCTTGCAGAACTTGCCTTGATTGACCCCAAGCGCGCAAAAAG GATATGGGCCAACAGGCAGTCTGCTGCGAGGTCAAAAGAGAGGAAGATGCGTTACATAGCTGAACTTGAACGGAAGGTGCAGACATTGCAGACAGAAGCAACGTCTTTGTCTGCACAATTAACTCTCTTGCAG CGGGATACAACCGGACTTAATTCTGAAAACAGTGAGCTGAAGCTGCGGTTGCAAACCATGGAGCAACAAGTTCACTTGCAAGATG CATTAAACGATGCGTTAAAAGAGGAAATTCAGCATTTGAAAATACTGACTGGGCAAGCTATGCCACCTAATGGAGGAGGACCTATGATGAACTATGCTTCTTTTGGAGGGGGCCAGCAGTTCTATCCCAATAATCACAGCATGCACACTCTTTTAGCTGCTCAACAGTTTCAACAGCTCCAAATTCATCCTCAGAAGCACCAGCAGCACCAGCATCAATTTCAGCAACAAAttcaacagcaacagcaacagcagcagcaacaaatacaacagcaacagcaacagatgcagcagcagcagcaggaaCAACATCAACAATCAGGGGACTTGAAAATGAGATCAGCTACATCTTCTCCTTCCCCCAAAGATAACGATTCACCAGATCTAAATCCTTCTACGGCCAAGGATTGTTGA
- the LOC130748600 gene encoding electron transfer flavoprotein-ubiquinone oxidoreductase, mitochondrial — MLKFRTIFSKSKSNFNTILLRTLTSSSQSTHIHNNLHSPLRDASKPPRAPARANNRRGFCTAPETERDSIEYDVVIVGAGPAGLSAAIRLKQMCIEKGADLSVCVLEKGAEVGAHVISGNVFEPRALDELLPQWKQQEAPITTPVSSDKFWFLTKNRAISLPSPFDNKGNYVISLSQLVRWMGSKAEELGVEIYPGFAASEILYDANNKVIGIGTNDMGISKDGSKKETFQRGVEVKGRITLFAEGCRGSLSEKIMKKYNLREKGGAEHQTYALGIKEVWEIDEEKHQPGTVLHTLGWPLDHKTYGGSFLYHMKDKQISIGLVVALNYQNPFLNPYEEFQKLKHHPAIKPILEGGTVIQYGARTLNEGGIQSIPYPVFPGGAIIGCSAGFLNVPKIKGTHTAMKSGMLAAEVTFGVLNEGLDMDTYWDTLRNSWIWEELFKSRNYRPAFEYGLIPGLALSGLEHYLLKGRHPITLKHGKPDHEATNAAQLHSPIHYPKADGVLSFDVPTSLHRSNTNHEHDQPPHLRLRDPKIPEHVNLPVYAAPESRYCPARVYEYVVDEQNQKKLHINAQNCLHCKACDIKDPKQNIEWTVPEGGGGPGYSVM; from the exons ATGCTCAAGTTTCGAACCATCTTCTCCAAATCCAAATCCAACTTCAACACCATTCTTCTTCGCACTCTCACTTCATCATCTCAATCCACTCACATTCACAACAACCTCCACTCTCCACTTCGCGATGCTTCCAAACCACCACGTGCACCCGCACGTGCCAATAACCGTCGCGGTTTCTGCACCGCACCGGAGACGGAGAGGGATTCCATCGAGTACGACGTCGTTATAGTCGGAGCAGGCCCCGCCGGTTTATCGGCCGCGATACGCCTGAAGCAAATGTGCATCGAAAAAGGCGCCGATCTCTCCGTCTGCGTCCTCGAGAAAGGTGCTGAAGTAG GTGCTCATGTGATTTCCGGAAACGTGTTTGAACCTCGTGCATTGGATGAGCTTCTTCCACAGTGGAAGCAGCAAGAG GCTCCGATCACCACTCCAGTTTCTTCTGACAAGTTTTGGTTCCTGACTAAGAATCGTGCAATTTCACTTCCATCTCCTTTTGATAACAAAGGAAACTATGTAATAAG TCTAAGTCAGTTAGTACGTTGGATGGGATCAAAAGCTGAAGAGTTAGGAGTGGAAATATACCCAGGATTTGCTGCTAGTGAG ATATTGTATGATGCGAACAACAAAGTTATCGGTATTGGAACTAATGACATGGGAATTTCAAAAGATGGTTCAAAGAAGGAGACTTTTCAACGTGGTGTTGAGGTCAAAG GTCGCATAACACTTTTTGCTGAGGGATGTCGAGGATCATTATCAGAg AAAATAATGAAAAAGTACAACCTGAGAGAGAAGGGAGGTGCAGAACATCAAACATATGCTTTGGGAATTAAAGAG GTTTGGGAAATTGATGAGGAAAAGCATCAACCTGGCACAGTGCTCCACACACTGGGATGGCCCTTGGATCATAAAACATATGGAGGATCTTTTCTGTATCACATGAAAGATAAGCAA ATATCTATAGGCCTTGTGGTGGCTTTGAACTATCAGAACCCTTTCTTAAATCCTTATGAAGAATTTCAG AAACTTAAGCATCACCCTGCAATCAAACCAATTCTGGAAGGTGGAACAGTTATCCAGTATGGAGCTCGCACATTAAATGAAGGAGGTATTCAG TCTATCCCATATCCAGTTTTTCCTGGAGGAGCAATTATCGGATGTTCAGCTGGCTTCTTGAATGTGCCTAAGATAAAGGGAACTCACACAGCGATGAAATCAG GAATGCTGGCAGCTGAAGTTACATTTGGCGTGCTTAACGAAGGACTGGATATGGATACATATTGGGATACTTTGAGGAATTCGTGGATTTGGGAAGAACTATTTAAATCTCGGAACTATCGACCA GCCTTTGAGTATGGACTAATTCCAGGATTAGCCTTAAGTGGTCTGGAACA TTACTTACTCAAGGGGAGGCACCCTATTACTTTGAAGCATGGTAAACCCGATCATGAAGCTACAAAT GCTGCACAGTTGCATTCTCCCATTCACTACCCCAAGGCTGATGGTGTCTTGTCCTTTGATGTACCTACCTCTCTGCACAG AAGCAACACAAATCATGAGCATGATCAACCTCCTCATCTTCGTTTGAGGGACCCAAAGATTCCTGAACATGTAAATTTACCAGTGTATGCTGCTCCTGAGTCACGATATTGTCCTGCAAGAGTATATGA GTATGTTGTAGATGAGCAGAATCAGAAGAAATTGCATATTAATGCACAAAACTGCTTGCATTGCAAG GCTTGTGATATCAAAGATCCAAAGCAAAATATTGAGTGGACAGTGCCTGAAGGGGGTGGAGGCCCGGGTTACTCAGTCATGTAG
- the LOC130748289 gene encoding protein STRICTOSIDINE SYNTHASE-LIKE 13, with translation MEKKNLLKDETFLQHPLLLTLVLLLGFFVMDPFHLGPVSEHEFRPVKHDIAPYHQVMGNWPRDNVSRLGLHGKSEFKDEVFGPESLEFDNMGRGPYAGLADGRVVRWMGEELGWENFAFVTSNWTEKQCVRGNDSTTAKQWKHEKTCGRPLGLRFDKESGDLYIADAYYGLLVVGPNGGLATSLATHVEGKPILFANDLDIHKNGSIFFTDTSTRYNRVQHFFILLEGESTGRLLRYDPPTKTTHVVLDGLAFPNGVQFSKDQSFLLFTETTNCRLRKLWMEGPKSGTVEHVADLPGFPDNVRINEKGQFWVAIDCCRTPAQEVLSNNPWLRNIYFRLPIRMSFLARAMGMKMFTVITLFDDEGKILEVLEDKKGNVMKLVSEVREEKGKLWIGTVVHNHIATLPYP, from the exons ATGGAGAAGAAAAATCTGCTAAAAGATGAGACATTTCTCCAACACCCACTTCTTCTTACCCTTGTTCTGCTTCTGGGTTTCTTCGTGATGGACCCTTTTCATCTGGGTCCAGTTTCAGAGCATGAATTCAGACCCGTGAAGCATGACATTGCACCATACCACCAAGTCATGGGGAACTGGCCTAGGGACAACGTGAGCAGATTAGGACTACATGGGAAATCAGAGTTCAAGGATGAAGTGTTTGGACCAGAATCTCTGGAGTTTGATAACATGGGTCGTGGTCCTTATGCTGGTTTAGCTGATGGTCGTGTTGTTAGATGGATGGGGGAGGAACTTGGTTGGGAAAATTTTGCATTTGTCACATCCAATTG GACTGAGAAGCAATGCGTGAGGGGGAATGATTCAACCACTGCCAAGCAATGGAAGCATGAGAAAACTTGTGGGCGACCACTTGGCCTAAGATTTGATAAAGAGAGTGGAGATCTATACATAGCGGATGCATACTATGGGCTTCTTGTGGTTGGGCCAAATGGTGGACTTGCTACATCATTGGCAACCCATGTTGAAGGAAAGCCCATTCTCTTTGCAAATGACCTTGACATTCATAAGAATGGATCCATCTTCTTCACAGACACTAGCACAAGATACAACAGAGT GCAACACTTTTTTATATTGTTGGAAGGAGAATCTACTGGTAGACTTCTGAGATATGATCCTCCAACTAAAACAACCCATGTTGTGTTGGATGGTCTTGCTTTCCCTAATGGTGTGCAATTTTCCAAAGATCAGTCCTTTCTCCTCTTCACTGAAACCACCAATTGCAG GCTAAGAAAGCTTTGGATGGAAGGTCCAAAATCAGGGACAGTGGAACATGTAGCAGACCTCCCAGGTTTCCCAGACAACGTGAGAATAAATGAGAAGGGTCAATTTTGGGTTGCCATAGATTGTTGTCGCACTCCAGCTCAAGAGGTTCTGAGCAACAATCCATGGTTGAGGAACATCTACTTCCGCTTACCCATCAGGATGAGCTTTCTTGCTAGAGCCATGGGGATGAAAATGTTCACAGTGATCACGCTTTTTGACGATGAAGGGAAGATTCTAGAAGTTCTTGAAGATAAAAAAGGGAATGTGATGAAGTTGGTCAGTGAAGTTAGGGAGGAGAAAGGGAAGCTTTGGATTGGAACCGTGGTTCATAACCACATTGCTACCCTGCCTTATCCTTAA
- the LOC130749076 gene encoding protein ENHANCED DISEASE RESISTANCE 2-like: protein MASLGDRKEAEWMERILSEGAVPLLEPDNCSKGWASPPGDAFMVRGPEYFTTRVKIPAGDYLLKPIGFDWIRSSVKIGEILNDPNSRVRKVIDNEFPAGDKPFIWAFNIQVPTKDHYSAIAYFTTKEPIAEGSLMDRFLKGDDAFRNSRLKLIANIVKGPWIVRKAVGEQAICVIGRALSCKYSVTENFIEVDIDIGSSMVASAIVHLAFGYISCLTVDLAFLIESQAELELPEKLLGAFRFSDLDPASAKTIEPSSVESSEGLQTSLPTRWWQSIGQGFSHILHSGPQEDGSTSGSQHANILDKKDSQTDVKQ from the exons ATGGCCAGCCTTGGTGATAGAAAGGAAGCTGAATGGATGGAAAGGATACTATCTGAAGGAGCCGTTCCACTTCTTGAGCCGGATAATTGTTCAAAAGGTTGGGCTTCCCCTCCAGGAGATGCATTCATGGTTAGAGGTCCTGAGTATTTTACAACAAGGGTTAAGATTCCTGCCGGTGATTATCTACTCAAGCCTATTGGTTTTGATTGGATTAGAAGTTCGGTGAAAATCGGGGAGATATTAAATGATCCAAATAGTCGAGTTAGGAAGGTCATTGATAATGAGTTTCCAGCAGGTGATAAACCCTTTATATGGGCCTTCAATATTCAAGTCCCAACCAAGGATCATTATAGTGCCATTGCATATTTTACAACCAAAGAGCCTATTGCTGAAGGGTCGCTAATGGATAGGTTCTTGAAAGGTGATGATGCATTCAGAAACTCAAGACTTAAGTTGATTGCCAACATTGTAAAAGGTCCTTGGATTGTTAGAAAAGCTGTTGGAGAGCAGGCTATTTGCGTAATCGGCCGTGCCCTTTCCTGTAAATATTCCGTTACAGAGAATTTCATAGAAGTAGATATTGATATAGGGTCTTCTATGGTTGCAAGTGCAATAGTTCATTTGGCGTTCGGTTATATCTCATGTTTGACGGTTGATTTGGCTTTTCTTATTGAGAGCCAAGCTGAATTAGAGCTTCCAGAAAAACTTTTAGGTGCTTTCAGATTTTCTGACCTCGATCCTGCTTCAGCTAAAACAATCGAGCCATCGTCTGTCGAGAGTTCGGAAGGTTTACAGACATCTTTACCTACTAGGTGGTGGCAGTCTATTGGGCAGGGGTTTTCCCACATTCTTCATTCAGGTCCTCAAGAAGATGGCTCTACTTCTGGATCACAACATGCTAATATTTTAGATAAAAAAGATAGTCAGACTGATGTCAAGCAATG A
- the LOC130748296 gene encoding B-box zinc finger protein 24-like encodes MKIQCDACEKAPATVICCADEAALCAQCDVEIHAANKLASKHQRLLLESLSNKLPKCDICQEKTAFIFCVEDRALFCQDCDEPIHAPGSISANHQRFLATGIKVAGSSKCTKDDEKSHLEPPSRNASKISAKIPPQQVPNFTEKIPPQQVPNFTEKVPPQQVPNFTSSWAVDDLLDMELSSFDSPDKYAQKDSLQFGELEWLADDGLFGDQFSQEALAAAEVPQLPATYTSSNVASYRTSKSPMSNKKARIEVLHYDEDDDEYFTVPNLG; translated from the exons ATGAAGATTCAATGTGATGCATGTGAGAAAGCTCCGGCTACTGTGATTTGTTGTGCAGATGAAGCTGCTTTGTGTGCTCAGTGTGATGTTGAGATTCATGCTGCTAACAAGCTTGCTAGCAAGCACCAGAGGCTTCTTCTTGAAAGTCTATCAAACAAGCTTCCAAAGTGTGATATATGTCAG GAAAAGACAGCTTTCATATTTTGTGTTGAAGACAGAGCACTCTTCTGTCAGGATTGTGATGAACCAATTCATGCACCTGGAAGCATCTCTGCGAACCACCAGCGCTTCCTTGCTACCGGTATCAAAGTAGCAGGGAGTTCAAAATGCACCAAAGATGATGAAAAAAGCCACTTGGAGCCACCTAGTAGGAATGCATCTAAAATTTCTGCAAAAATTCCTCCTCAGCAAGTGCCTAACTTCACTGAAAAAATTCCTCCTCAGCAAGTGCCTAACTTCACTGAAAAAGTTCCTCCTCAGCAAGTGCCTAACTTCACATCCTCTTGGGCTGTTGATGACTTGTTGGATATGGAGTTATCAAGCTTTGATTCCCCTGATAAA taTGCTCAGAAGGACTCTCTGCAGTTTGGAGAGCTAGAATGGCTTGCAGATGATGGTCTTTTTGGTGACCAATTTTCTCAGGAAGCATTGGCTGCAGCCGAAGTCCCTCAGCTTCCAGCAACTTATACCAGCAGCAATGTTGCTTCCTACCGAACCTCCAAATCCCCCATGTCAAACAAAAAGGCTAGGATTGAAGTCCTACattatgatgaagatgatgatgagtaCTTCACTGTGCCTAATCTTGGCTGA
- the LOC130749554 gene encoding uncharacterized protein LOC130749554, with amino-acid sequence MNMEASELDEAMKVLDSCLSLINWRLKPYSKRRLQLDILALCTRMRPVVMVDYGGIMPQLQHHLSSLLHLAHKESPIFEHIRVMVIQDMIYLIHATELAHYVTSCLNSQPKLLFVDLEHDPPKLITQIEESQLAMQFVSIQKQFLTVFSSEGITDPSPSQEAKCVDDANSSVGCSNSSSTDCIDLSNFLDNTDVIVPTLNGWLLGYPVVYLFGKEHIADAIYNLSTKYLHIFQVFVCRNSTLKKGTQAEELLSFTVPYDLSMRGSNEEWVEAFMAHMRAKWERCPNAWKSLKMEVSECHPQAIVL; translated from the exons ATGAACATGGAAGCGTCAGAGTTGGATGAAGCCATGAAAGTGCTGGACTCTTGTTTATCCCTCATCAATTGGCGCCTCAAACCTTATTCCAAGCGTCGATTACAATTAG ATATTCTTGCACTCTGTACCAGAATGAGACCAGTTGTTATGGTTGATTATGGAGGAATCATGCCTCAACTTCAACACCATCTCTCTTCACTCCTCCACCTTGCTCACAAG GAGTCACCCATTTTTGAGCATATAAGAGTGATGGTTATACAAGACATGATATACTTGATACATGCAACTGAACTAGCTCACTATGTCACTTCATGCTTGAACTCTCAACCCAAATTGCTCTTTGTGGACCTGGAACATGATCCCCCAAAG TTGATAACACAAATAGAGGAAAGCCAACTAGCGATGCAGTTCGTGTCGATTCAGAAGCAGTTTTTGACAGTGTTTTCTTCTGAGGGGATCACTGATCCCTCGCCATCCCAGGAAGCGAAATGTGTGGATGATGCTAACTCCTCTGTTGGGTGTTCTAACTCTAGTTCTACTGACTGCATTGATCTCAGTAACTTCTTGGACAACACTGATGTGATTGTGCCAACCTTGAATGG ATGGCTTCTAGGCTACCCAGTGGTGTATCTGTTTGGCAAGGAGCATATAGCTGATGCCATTTATAATCTGTCGACCAAATATCTTCATATTTTCCAAGTGTTTGTCTGCAG GAATAGTACTCTCAAGAAAGGAACTCAAGCTGAAGAACTGTTAAG CTTTACAGTGCCTTATGATCTAAGCATGAGGGGGAGTAATGAAGAATGGGTAGAGGCTTTTATGGCTCACATGCGTGCAAAGTGGGAAAGATGTCCAAATGCTTGGAAGTCGTTAAAGATGGAGGTTAGTGAGTGTCATCCTCAAGCTATCGTGCTTTAG
- the LOC130749553 gene encoding probable fructokinase-4, protein MALNNGVPSTGTGLIVSFGEMLIDFVPTVSGVSLAEAPGFLKAPGGAPANVAIAVSRLGGNAAFVGKLGDDEFGHMLAGILKENGVRADGITFDEGARTALAFVTLRADGEREFMFYRNPSADMLLKPEELNLELIRSAKVFHYGSISLIVEPCRSAHLKAMEVAKDAGCLLSYDPNLRLPLWPSADEARKQILSIWDKADLIKVSDNELEFLTGSDKIDDESALSLWHPNLKLLLVTLGEHGSKYYTKNFRGTVEGYHVNTVDTTGAGDSFVGSLLSKIVDDQSILEDEPRLREVLKYSNACGAITTTKKGAIPALPKEEDVLKLINGA, encoded by the exons ATGGCGTTGAACAATGGCGTCCCCAGCACCGGCACCGGCCTGATCGTCAGCTTCGGCGAGATGCTGATCGACTTCGTCCCCACCGTCTCCGGCGTGTCCCTTGCAGAAGCCCCGGGATTCCTCAAAGCCCCCGGCGGCGCACCCGCCAACGTCgccatcgctgtttcccgactCGGCGGCAACGCCGCCTTCGTCGGGAAGCTTGGCGATGACGAGTTCGGTCACATGCTCGCCGGGATCTTGAAGGAGAACGGCGTCCGCGCCGACGGGATCACGTTCGATGAAGGCGCGCGTACCGCACTGGCGTTTGTCACCCTACGCGCCGACGGGGAGCGTGAGTTCATGTTTTATAGAAACCCCAGCGCCGACATGCTCCTCAAACCTGAAGAACTCAACCTCGAACTCATCAGATCT GCAAAAGTTTTCCACTATGGTTCCATAAGCTTGATCGTGGAGCCATGTAGATCAGCACACTTGAAGGCAATGGAGGTTGCCAAGGATGCTGGATGTCTTCTCTCCTATGACCCTAACCTCCGCCTGCCGTTGTGGCCGTCAGCAGATGAAGCTCGCAAGCAAATTCTGAGCATCTGGGACAAGGCTGATCTGATTAAGGTCAGTGACAATGAGCTGGAGTTCCTCACTGGAAGTGACAAAATTGATGATGAATCTGCTTTGTCATTGTGGCACCCCAACTTGAAATTACTCCTTGTCACTCTCGGTGAACATGGTTCAAAATACTACACCAAG AATTTCCGTGGAACAGTAGAAGGTTATCATGTCAACACGGTTGATACAACAGGCGCCGGTGATTCCTTTGTTGGTTCTCTGTTGTCCAAGATTGTTGATGATCAATCCATTCTTGAA GATGAGCCAAGGTTAAGAGAAGTGCTCAAGTATTCAAATGCATGTGGAGCAATTACAACTACTAAAAAGGGAGCAATTCCAGCCCTTCCCAAGGAAGAGGATGTGCTGAAGCTCATCAATGGAGCATAA